A window of Dermacentor andersoni chromosome 4, qqDerAnde1_hic_scaffold, whole genome shotgun sequence genomic DNA:
GCGCAGTGCTGCAGCAATGGATCTGCTGTGGGAGAAGGTGTTCTCCACGTACCAGTCTGTGGTGGCCAGCACGGACCCGCGGGTGAAGGGCTGGCCGCTCATGGGCAGCCCGATGACCATGATGTCCATCATCGCCGGCTACGTCTACTTCGTGAAGGTCTGGGGTCCCAACTGGATGAAAGGCCGCGAACCGTTCAAGATCAAGGGTGTCCTGGTCGCCTACAACCTCCTCATGGTTGTGCTTAGCACACTTTTCTTCGTTGTCGGCGGCTCCTACACGTACCTGGGACCGTATAACTGGTTCTGCCAGGCCGTCAGCTACGGAACCGACCCGGACTCGCTGGCTGTGACGACCCTTGGCTGGTGGTACCTGGTGATAAAGATGATAGAGTTCATGGACACGGTCTTCTTCGTACTTACCAAGAAGTTCTCGCACATCTCGCTGCTCCACGTCGTGCACCACTCGACCGTCGCCTGGACTGTGTGGATGGGCGTCAACTTCGGAGCCGGCGGCCAGAACGCCTTCTTCCCTTTCATCAACTGCTTCGTGCACATTGTGATGTACACCTACTACTGCCTGGCTGCCATGGGACCCGAGGTGCGGAAATACCTGTGGTGGAAGCGCTACCTCACCCAGTTCCAGATGGTCCAGTTCGTTATCGGCTTCGTGCACGCAGCCATTCCAGTCTTCTACGACTGCGGCTTCCCTCCCTACTTCGCGTACATCCTCATGGGTGAGGCCGTCCTGCTCTTCTTCATGTTCCGCAACTTCTACAACAAGGCCTACAAGGCTTCCCACACGGCACGCAgcctacagcagcagcagcagcgaaacgGTCACGTTAAGACGGCAGTGACGGCGGGTGCCGACGGCTCGCAAACCAAACTGGACTGATGACGTCACCAGCGTCGGATCACGGGCTATTCCGTATCGGAACGGGCCGATGACCGAACGCCTCCACCTTTCAACGCCTGGTGGGCACATAATTTCGAACCCAGGACGACGAAGCGACGCTGAGCTGTCAAAACAAACTGTTCGTTGTTTCTCTCGGCGCCGCCTCGCAATAAGCCTAGTCAGCAAGCGACGTCCCTTCAGGACGCCCTCATCCACTAGCCGCTAGATTGCCTGCGTAGCGGCGAAGACGGCGGCGACTTCCAGTGGATTCTCAAGTTCTTCTGGACGTTTCCGGCAAGTCTCGGCATTCCAGTCAGGACTGATCGtttgctgtgttttcttttcttgtcgtTTGTGTCACGTAGTGATTCAGCGGTTCCCCTCACTAGCATTCCATTGTCGGGGCAGTCAGCGTCTCTTGTTAAGGCCGCCGAATCTGCCATTGACTCGTATTTATGTTTCCCCTGTTCTATGGCAGATCACCCGGCTACCTGATTGGGTGGGAGTGCCCTCCCGTATTTTTCTTGTGAAGACAAATTTCGCAAGGCCTCCCACGTATCTCGGATGTCACGCTGTTTTTTAACTCCTCTCCTGCAAAGAGATGCTGCTCAATCTTGTGACGAGGCCAAACAAATCGTGCATAGCTTGAGACGTTGTTCCCTGCAATTCCCATGTCGTACGGCAAACGGCATACCCAACTTCGtctaaccagcgaagctgcgtcCTAGTATGCTAGTTTCTATTGCCAATCACGTTGTCCTCAAGGGCGGTACAAAACGTTGTCTCAAATTTGTATTTTCTGTGCAGTCTTGAATTCGCTCAGTTCTTCGCCCTTAAACTGAACCCACACAGTGATCGCTCACTGCTTCATGTAAAATTTCTTCCCCCAAACGCCCTGTAAATATTGTCCATTCCTCATCGTCATCTGTCGTCGATGTATTAGAAACCACAACTGTTTGCAATAAACTGCTGTATCATTGTTACAAAGGCGTATGTATTTTTTGTCCAGGAGTCTTGACAACTGCTCGCTGCTTTGCACAAGCAATTCAACGGAGCACGCCTTCTTCCGTTGACTTGTAGCATTGCAGTGCTTCAAAGTGCACGCGTCTATACTGCTGCTCTTTCGCGGCATCGGTGTTTGATGCCGATAAATGTGAcgcaaagcaacaacaaaaaaatcagTTTTCACAGTATATTCAGTAGCCGCTGCTCGAGTCTCGATATCCTACAGAGTGCGCGCGGCTACGCGCCGGCCCCCTTTactttcattgcgatagcaattatatggacactcccggctcatttctgccgtcggcgtgagGCTCCGAATAAAGTGTaaaggcgataaaatcgtcgccgcgcgccgtatgctgcatgtgcgagggaAACCGTGAGCGCGAGCCCGCGATAGCGGCTCAGTCTCGTACACGCAACGGACGGAAGCGGGGAAgaagcgtgccgccttccgtcgcgctcaTTCTCCTTCTGGCGGCCGTGCGCGCCccgccgggccgctgtatcttgaaagccatatgcgatgggtacagagtccgcgctgcgccGGGGTTTCGCcacttcgcgttgatgcgagcggctgcacgaaggtcaattctctcgctgctgctgccgcggtcattgagtgagatgtgtttgcttgtgcgcgcgtgacaccatgcttattaattcagttagtatgcctatgtttacaagttcatacggagGATAAAGctactagagagttttagcagagcgtttacggtccgctccgctcagaccggaatatgacaacaattggcacgcagccgctcagcaaaacgctactgggaacactgacgcgcgtgcgcacagcacacatagcggcagcggaacgggggacgctgaccacgttccgctaggaacctgatttagcggtgcgtctgGGAGCGtatagttgctttcgtaatcgttttaccgccaagctgagagcacatCAGTGAcatctctggaagacgctcttgttagaagataagcgaaatcaatgcattctgtgcagccaccggtgcgcgtgaaacgtgtgcggagcggagcgcaagcaaacgctctgctaaaactgtctactatccttactttgtatagctagctgtccactaatttgctatcgcaattgatgatTCGCCTGCCGCGCGAAACTGCGACTGTTTTTGTTATTCATGGCCAAAGTTTGCGGCGACTTGCACCCTCACGAGGTCAACTGCACCGCAAGACGCATGCACTATTTAGAGTCGCTTACTTTGAATTATACAGCTGATTACTGCCTGCACTTACCCGAGAACTCATGCTCGACcactctggggggggggggggggggggggggggggggcttgtatGCGTCGGGAGTTCCACGGACGCGATGCAACGCAGTCGGGACCCAACTCCTTTCCTTTGACAGAGCGTGCATACATGGAATAGCGTGCGTGGCAAGCAAGCGTAGGTTTTCAGCCTAGGAGGGGAAGTCAATAGATCGAACTCGCGGAGGCAGGTGAAAGGCGGAGATGGCTTAAGTGCGGTGGCCACAAACTTAACTGAGCAAGCTTCTGGCCATGGTCTCCGAAATTGGGCAGGATGCACTGCCTTGCAGCGCGCGCCCAATTTCGGAGGAAATGTTTGAGCACCATATTTTTCGATTGGGCACGCTCCACAACGGCGAAGGCCGACGGGCGGATGACGTGGGTCGATACCAAAAGTAAATGCGACGCCACGTGTGTCGAAACCCCGAACCGGCTTTGAAACATAATCATCGATAAAAATAATCTTATGATCAGCTCACTCAAATAGACAACTTATGAGCGTGGTATTCTTTCACtagtaatatatatttttttgttcctGACGTAGTGTTAAACCGGCTTCGCGTTTTATGCCGGCTTGGAGTTCGTACGGCTGCAGCGGTGGAAGCTGACGCTATAGTGCTGCAACGCCACCTGCACATATATCTAGGGGCGACCACCAACGGCCAATCACGACCGGGCTCGACCGCAGCAGCTGCGTTGGAGCGAGACCGTGAGCCAGCAAACACACCCTCGCTACTTCCGAAGGATGTCAGAATTCGCTGGTAAAGCTTCGCTGTTTTGGCTGTATCAGTTGTAAGATGTGCATACATCTGTCAAGGTTATTTTTTTATGCATTGCTCGAGCAATGGTAAAAGTTCCAGCACATGGAAGTATTGATCGAATGTTTCCACTTGTAAATAAAGTTTTTTCGTACAGTGCTACGGCTCGGGCAGCGTCGATTTGGTGTCCTCGTCAGGTTTATTTCCGCAACCCAACACCGTTTTCAAGACTATACATCACTGCACgttaaataaattaataatattGATTCATGCAAAATCCAATGGCACCATATGTTCTCGAGTaacatttttcctttctttttccttttctttgcatTGGCACATGCATATGCGGCTTTGCAAGGCAGGagaagatatcatgcttgaaaagcttgtggccCTTTACGTAACGCCTAACTACTTTCAGTGTActagagagctggaagaatgccaacattatacctATCCGTAAggagggagacgttaaagaatagaAGAATTATAGGCCAATTAGTTTTCTTTCAGTGTTGCATAAAATGTAATTTTCCAAAGAATCCAACcaacaagggaacaggctggcttcagggaaGGATATtccacaatggatcacatccatgtcatcaatcgggTAATTGAGAAatatgcagagtacaatcaacctctctatatgacttttatagataattaaaaggcgtttgattcagaaAAGATTCCAGCAATCGTAgagacattgcgtaatcaagaagtacaggaggCATGCTTGAACATATTGGGGAATATCTACGAAGATTCCCCATCTACCTccgttctccacaagaaaagtagaaaattacctataaagaaaggtgtcaaaCAAGGAGACGCAATCTATCCAATGATATTgattgcatgcttagaagaagtatccAAGCCATTAGACAGGCATTGCGTAGGAGTGAGGATCagtggcgaatatctcagcaacattTTGTTTGCATATGACGTCCTGTTCTGCAACTCTGGGGACGGATTACAACAAATTACTGAGGACTTCAACCAAGAAGGTGTAAGAATAGGGTTGAAGAtcaacatgcagaagacaaagataatgttcaatagcgtGGCAAGGGAACAGGAATTCATGATCACCAGCCAGCTCCTGGAGTCTGTGCAGGCGTATGTTTATCTAGATTAGGTtcactcacaggagaccctgatcatgagaaggaaacttaaagaaaaagaaatatgggttagagtgcatacggcagggATTAACAAATCGTGACTTGCAGCTTGccgctgtcattgaaaagaaGTGTGCGCAATCAGTGCATTCcaccggtgctaacatacggggcagaaacttggcgaGTGACAAAAAAGCTCGAAAACAAATTAAGGACCCCGAAAagtgcgatggaacgaagaatgataggtgtaacgttaagagatggGAAGAAAGCGGTGTGGGCCAgtgcaaacggggatagccgatatgctagttgatattaagagagaaaaaaaaaatcgagctgCACCGACCATGTAAggcgtagggtagataactgatggaccattacagttacagaatgggtaccaagttAGGGGAAGCGCATTCGAGGACGGCCGAAGATTAAGTGGGAtgatgaaattgggaaacttTCAGACGcgagttggaatcagctagtgatgcccgccgtggttgcttagtggctatgttgttgggctgctaagcacgaggttgcggaatcgaatcccgaccacggcggccgcatttcgatgagggcgaaatgcgaaaacacctgtgtacttagatttaggtgcatgttaaagaaccccaggaggtcaaaatttccggagtccctcattacggcgtgcctcataatcagaaagtggttttgttacgtaaaaccccctaatataatttaattttaatcagttagtgcaagacagaggtaacaagagatcgcagggagaggccttcgtcttgcagtggacgcAAAATAGGCTGTTGTTGATGACGATAATGATGCGGTCGTTAACGAATTATAAGTACAAATGAACAAACATAAAGGAACAGCGTCTGTCACACGCGCGTATCGCAAAACGTGACAAGGaaagacgtacaccgaccaaGTAAAACTTAGTAAAGGACAAGCCGCTtcctgacgtctttctttgtcatgtctcATCCCGACGACCAGACGGGCTGCCGTCGAACTATCGATTACATATCACAAAACGATAACGCAttttgtggctttttttttttcatttctgcgcTGCCTTCTGCTGAGAGCGAGTATCAGCTTGATATGTCGACTGTGCGGCTGTTCATAGGAAGCAAGCAGCGCAGTTAGTATCGGCTCAACACGTGAATGCACTACAAACAAGATGTCTATTCCAAATGATATCACACTGGCTTTCTTTCTGGACTCCATTTCTTTCGCGCGCGGTGTGCGTGCGTGAGCACAGTGCTCAAAATTTAAAATGGAACAATTCCAAAAGTACACTGCAATGCTTTGTTCACCCGAATTTGTAACAGCTGCTTAATTCAGACTCCAAAATGTACACTCGGAACTTGGAAACCACGCTCAGAAACAGGCTGTAGAGCAATTACACGCCACGCTTCCGCGTAATTACCCGTAAGAGGCGTTCGTTGCTGTTCCCGTTTCAGTGTTTGAGCACTGCACTTCGAAAGTTGGCTTTTGAATGCGCCCATATTCAATGCAGTCCCTCGTATTTGAACACCTCCCAACGCTTCTGCACCGAAAGCTATGGTTGTTCATTGGTGTTGTGTGGGGAGTATACGGTGCGAATTTCACTGGGTACCGTCCCAATCTGCATATTCCTTGCTTCGCTGCAGTTGGAGACAGAGCTCGTAACGTAGCCTGTCATTGACGGCtatgctttcttctttttgcgaGTTGGTCTTTACAATGGCGCGAGTACGATTTTGGGAGCTGAGCGACGGTTGAGTTCCACTAACAGCTAAAGAAGTGATGTCGCTATTACACGAACAATGAGTTGGCACATAGGCTTCTGCGAGGTGCACGTCACCTTTGCAGATAGGCTTTGTAGAGTATAGATGGATAAGTAAATTTAACACAATGAAAAGGACAATTCGGCAATttgtagagagagagggagagagagagtttaaAAGGAATCTGGAAAGGTTAGCCTGGCCTGGAAAGGTGAGCCGCAGCGGGGTACGTGAAACGTCCTGTGCTTACTGGTAGAATGTATGAGCACTATAGGCACAGAAATGACGTTTGGAAATACACGCAAACACTCATTACAAAGCTTACATGCTGAATTATGATACTGCTATGGACAATCAGGAAAACTGTACCTTTAAATGTGCTTTATTGAGTTTATAACGCAGACCCTTACACCCATAGAAAAGCTTATTTGAGGGAACTAATACATCCATTTGAATGGGTGTTTTGCCGAACTGCACACTACGTTTTCTTTGTACGGCAATATCCTATGTCCTATCACTGCCTATAGTCTCAGATGTCTACCGAAGTAATCCTAAAGGGCTTTCTGAAgcatttatgaaaaataaagccaaGAAAAGCTTCGTACAAGTTCATCGCGATTATAACTGCAAAGCGACAGATTGCCAGTCAGAAATGTCACCTCTTCGCCACTCTGCGAACACTACCGCAAAGAATAATACAGAGTTTAGGGTGGCGTCTCCAGGCGCTGTAATAGGCTGACGTCAGGCACTTCAGTCTATCTCTAAACCAGAACCAAGGTCAAAGAAAGTTAGCGCAGCTAGCAGTAATATCTGAAAGGCAGGAAGGAGATCGAAAGACAAAATAGTCTTCACTTTATACGACCGGGGCGCACGTCgcttagtgtatatatatatatatatatatatatatatatatatatatatatatatatatatatatatatatatatatatatatatatatatatatatatatatatatatatatagtattttaATTTGTCGGTGAGTCAGGCAACACGAGCTGCATTAATAATCCCTGTAGACAAGGGTAAAAAAGCAACCGCTTTGAACGATAAAATGTATACATGTAAGTTTTCTAGGCTGGGTACTCAAGATAGTTGCATATTGGTCTGCAGGAACAGTTTCGTCTGATGTGTCAGCCAGGGTGATATCGCTATCTGCAGAAGGGTTGATGGTGCGCCAAGAAAGATGCGTCAGATATAGGTTTAGGCCACGTGACGAAAAAAGCACGCGATCGTCATAATTAATCTAAAGCCCGCCACTTCCACGCCTCCACAGCCCACGGAAAACCTCCGGTACGTACAGTCTCACCAAATTTATCACTGATATCATCGCAGCTTCGAGTACTGGACTACAAAATCGTTGTGTCACATATAGTTCTCGAGAGTTGTGCGTCATTTTTGCTGCGCACGCACACGACGCAGCTGGTCCGACTTGGACCATTTCGCTCACACGATCAGGTCAAGTTGGAGgtattcaagaaaaataaagtgctCAATAAAGGAACCGCTACAGTTTCCAGCTCGCGATTCCGCGTCCTCGCAATGGGTCCATTCGATTCACGCGCGGTTCCGCCCGCGTGTGAATCGCGGTTCAGCCCTCGATTCTACGGTGCGAGAGCGTACCGCGGCCCTCGATTGTGGCGGGGTGCAGCGATCGTGCCACGACGCCCTGCACCTGCTGACGAAGCAGCGCAGTCGAGGCGCATGACGCCGTGCAGACGACGCTCGCCGAGGCGATTGTTTGCGGACGTTTCCAGTGAACGTGGAAACGCTCCCTAACCTCTTCGACGTATCGTAAGTCTTTGTTAGAATTACTATAGCGGTGTTTCTTCTAGCGCGTGTCGTGCTTGCTTGATTGTCCGCGCTGTCATACCAAACGAGCGGCGTATTTCGTGGCACGGTGCCGTGGAAGCGTTTCAGAACTGCACCGAAATATCGAGAAGCTCGCGCTGAACCGAAAATGCGGCCGCACGCCACTGAGCGACTCGACCAAGCAGACGACACCGCCTGCGCAGTTCATCGCTCGATTCCAAAGCGAGTGCAACCTGCCGCGTCCGCGGCACCACTTACGTGCTGCACCGGCACCGCAGGCATTTTTAGGCACCGGTTCACGAGGTTccgcaccctgccattcgtttaaGCAGGGCAGTAATGAGGGCCTCTGAACAATgccgttcgtttcaaaaggtacATGAAATGTGGAAGGCGTTCGCGAGTTTTCGGCACCTTTCCTTGACCTTGCCGACTTGATGCAGATGTGCAGGTGCGAATCAATCAGCAGCGCAGCAGAATGCGCAGCGCGCGAGCGTAAGCGCCGTTGAAGTCTCGCTTACGCGCATCTACTGTGTCTAAGCAACGTGGGGTCTATTCGTACGCCTCAGAAACCGACCGTAGCGGCAGTTTGGGAACTCTCACACTGATGCAGACGGTGCACTTCAAGCGGACAAAACATAACGCCTGCACCACGTCTGCACCTCGGCATTCGTCTCGAGTTTCGCGTTGTGCCTGCGCCGCGGAAGTTAAGCTACACCATTTCTCGTGCCTCAC
This region includes:
- the LOC126536485 gene encoding very long chain fatty acid elongase AAEL008004-like encodes the protein MDLLWEKVFSTYQSVVASTDPRVKGWPLMGSPMTMMSIIAGYVYFVKVWGPNWMKGREPFKIKGVLVAYNLLMVVLSTLFFVVGGSYTYLGPYNWFCQAVSYGTDPDSLAVTTLGWWYLVIKMIEFMDTVFFVLTKKFSHISLLHVVHHSTVAWTVWMGVNFGAGGQNAFFPFINCFVHIVMYTYYCLAAMGPEVRKYLWWKRYLTQFQMVQFVIGFVHAAIPVFYDCGFPPYFAYILMGEAVLLFFMFRNFYNKAYKASHTARSLQQQQQRNGHVKTAVTAGADGSQTKLD